A portion of the Lolium rigidum isolate FL_2022 chromosome 1, APGP_CSIRO_Lrig_0.1, whole genome shotgun sequence genome contains these proteins:
- the LOC124682385 gene encoding protein HVA22, whose amino-acid sequence MGKSWALLTHLHSVAGPSVMLLYPLYASICAMESPSKVDDEQWLAYWILYSFITLLELVAEPVLYWIPVWYPVKLLFVAWLALPQFKGASFIYEKFVREQLRKYRGRARKGDSDHKVHIAKAEAADNVHMY is encoded by the exons ATGGGCAAATCATGGGCGCTTCTGACCCACCTCCACTCCGTCGCCGG GCCAAGCGTTATGCTGCTCTACCCTCT CTACGCGTCGATCTGCGCGATGGAGAGCCCGTCCAAGGTCGACGACGAGCAGTGGCTGGCCTACTGGATCCTCTACTCCTTCATCACCCTCCTCGAGCTGGTCGCCGAGCCGGTCCTCTACTG GATTCCGGTGTGGTATCCGGTGAAGCTGCTCTTCGTGGCGTGGCTGGCGCTCCCGCAGTTCAAGGGCGCCTCCTTCATCTACGAGAAGTTCGTCAGGGAGCAGCTCCGCAAGTACCGCGGCAGGGCGCGCAAGGGCGACTCCGACCACAAGGTGCACATAGCCAAG GCTGAGGCGGCTGACAATGTTCATATGTACTGA
- the LOC124682386 gene encoding IAA-alanine resistance protein 1-like has product MPRRLLALLLLAAAVAAAAGHAASSCPFHVEEPHDHHDHGHGHSCGGAGAGDPHHDHHHHHHNHHQPDEIRRLLPEELAEEADLELEGFGHHHHHDHSHGDFSLPETPPMGLWLKAMGCSLLVSLASLVCLVLLPVIFFQGKPSKAMVDALAIFGAGAMLGDSFFHQLPHAFGGGHSHSHDHEDHAHAHEESHAHSLEDLSVGMSILFGIVLFFIVEKIVRYVEDNAQNGVHSLGHGHHHHHHKREDTSDKAKLDHKKSDDEVTDQADKQTLHDGAIDKIDDADHKESNATIRKRISSSSSAANKEPISSGTDSAPSKPLPSEDSTVSNSNLVFGYLNLFSDGVHNFTDGMALGSAFLLHGSVGGWSRTLFLLAHELPQEVGDFGILVRSGFTVSKALFFNFLSALAALAGTALALSLGKDPGHSSLIEGFTAGGFIYIAVAGVLPQMHDQKTTLGNSMTQLVFLAMGMLVALGISLVE; this is encoded by the exons ATGCCCCGCCGCCTCCTCGCCCTGCTGCTcctggccgccgccgtcgccgccgcggctgGACACGCGGCCTCCTCCTGCCCCTTCCACGTCGAGGAGCCCCACGATCACCAtgaccacggccacggccacaGCTGCGGGGGCGCCGGCGCGGGGGATCCCCAtcacgaccaccaccaccaccatcacaacCACCATCAGCCAGACgagatccgccgcctcctcccggagGAGCTGGCCGAGGAGGCggatctcgagctcgaaggcttcggccaccaccaccaccacgaccaCAGCCACGGCGACTTCTCCCTGCCCGAGACACCGCCCATGG GTCTCTGGTTAAAAGCCATGGGGTGCTCGCTGCTGGTCAGCCTCGCGTCGCTCGTCTGCCTCGTCCTCCTCCCAGTCATCTTCT TTCAGGGGAAACCCTCTAAGGCCATGGTGGATGCGCTTGCGATATTCGGG GCAGGAGCAATGCTTGGAGATTCATTTTTTCATCAACTGCCTCATGCTTTTG GTGGAGGGCATTCTCATTCACATGACCACGAGGATCACGCTCATGCTCATGAGGAGTCACATGCACACTCTCTGGAAGACCTTTCTGTCGGCATGTCCATTTTAT TTGGTATTGtattgttctttattgtcgagAAGATTGTGAGGTATGTTGAAGACAATGCTCAAAATGGGGTTCATAGCTTGGGCCATgggcatcatcatcaccatcataaaCGAGAAGACACCAGTGATAAGGCGAAGTTGGATCACAAGAAAAGCGATGATGAGGTTACAGATCAAGCAGACAAACAAACTTTGCATGATGgtgcaattgacaaaatagatgATGCAGATCATAAAGAGTCAAATGCTACTATACGTAAG AGGATCTCTTCTAGTTCCAGTGCTGCTAATAAAGAGCCTATCAGTTCTGGAACTGATTCTGCCCCCAGCAAACCATTACCAAGTGAGGATTCCACTGTTTCCAACTCAAATCTGGTGTTTGGCTACCTTAATCTTTTCTCAGATGGTGTT CATAACTTCACTGATGGGATGGCTCTTGGAAGTGCTTTTCTGCTACATGGTTCTGTTGGAGGGTGGTCTAGAACTTTATTTCTTCTTGCTCATGAACTTCCTCAAGAG GTTGGGGATTTTGGAATCCTGGTTCGCTCGGGATTCACTGTATCTAAAGCCCTATTTTTCAATTTTCTCTCTGCGTTGGCTGCTCTTGCTGGAACAGCACTA GCACTGTCTTTGGGAAAGGATCCGGGACATTCTTCTTTGATCGAG GGTTTTACCGCCGGAGGTTTTATTTACATTGCTGTTGCTGGAGTCCTCCCACAGATGCATGACCAGAAAACTACGTTGGGCAACTCAATGACTCAGTTGGTTTTCCTGGCAATGGGAATGCTGGTTGCTCTTGGGATATCTCTAGTAGAATGA
- the LOC124651667 gene encoding putative clathrin assembly protein At1g25240 → MTTARRWWRRAAAAVKDRRSLYLTRVVALRPCTGPVTRSAELEAAVIRATSHDERAVDYRGAARVFALARASPPDMQPLMFALARRAGRTQCWAVALKALMLAHGLLLRSDLAPRAARLGRVPFDLADFRDRSAASPNSSGFSAFVRAYFRFLDVRSLFAAQEIDAAADDDDDDDDARLDRVSKRQHLLELLMQIRPYGDDMEENLVLEAMDCVVIEIFEVYSQVCTGIARFLVSVLGSAPTTPRPRAGETLEAARRRRGVHGMRVLRKAAEQSAQLASYFELCRSLGVLNATEFPAVERVPDDDIRDLEKLIMAHAQETTKLVEDDNEAKTLVAMDNNERKALVAMDNNERKALVAMDNNERKALVAMETGSVAVATREWVVFDEGEDNAGAGERQGYYFDNYVNPFVGESWGSCVPESMNLLA, encoded by the coding sequence ATGACGACGGCGCGGAGGTGGTGGCGTCGCGCGGCCGCGGCGGTCAAGGACAGGAGGAGCCTGTACCTGACACGCGTGGTGGCGCTGCGGCCGTGCACGGGGCCGGTGACGAGGAGCGCGGAGCTGGAGGCGGCGGTGATCCGCGCCACGAGCCACGACGAGCGGGCGGTGGACTACCGGGGCGCGGCGCGGGTGTTCGCGCTGGCGCGCGCCTCGCCGCCGGACATGCAGCCGCTCATGTTCGCGCTCGCGCGCCGGGCGGGCCGGACGCAGTGCTGGGCCGTGGCGCTCAAGGCGCTCATGCTCGCGCACGGCCTGCTGCTGCGCTCCGACCTCGCGCCCCGCGCCGCGCGCCTCGGACGCGTCCCGTTCGACCTCGCCGACTTCCGCGACCGCTCCGCGGCATCGCCCAACTCGTCCGGGTTCTCGGCCTTCGTGCGCGCCTACTTCCGCTTCCTCGACGTCCGCTCCCTCTTCGCCGCCCAGGagatcgacgccgccgccgatgacgacgacgacgacgacgacgcgcgcCTCGACCGCGTCTCcaagcggcagcacctgctcgaGCTGCTCATGCAGATCCGGCCGTACGGGGACGACATGGAGGAGAACCTCGTCCTGGAGGCCATGGACTGCGTCGTCATCGAGATCTTCGAGGTCTACAGCCAGGTGTGCACCGGCATCGCCCGCTTCCTCGTCAGCGTTCTCGGCTCCGCGCCCACCACGCCCAGGCCTCGAGCGGGGGAGACCCTggaggcggcgaggcggcggaggGGCGTGCACGGAATGCGGGTGCTGCGCAAGGCCGCGGAGCAGAGCGCGCAGCTGGCTTCCTACTTCGAACTCTGCCGGAGCCTCGGCGTCCTGAACGCCACCGAGTTCCCCGCCGTCGAGCGTGTCCCCGACGACGACATAAGGGACCTCGAGAAGCTCATCATGGCCCACGCCCAAGAAACCACCAAGCTGGTGGAGGACGACAACGAAGCAAAGACGCTCGTCGCCATGGACAACAACGAACGGAAGGCGCTCGTCGCCATGGACAACAACGAACGGAAGGCGCTCGTCGCCATGGACAACAACGAACGGAAGGCGCTGGTAGCTATGGAGACGGGCAGCGTGGCGGTGGCGACGAGAGAGTGGGTGGTGTTCGACGAGGGCGAGGACAACGCCGGTGCCGGCGAGCGGCAAGGTTATTATTTCGATAACTACGTGAACCCGTTCGTAGGTGAGTCGTGGGGATCCTGCGTGCCGGAGAGCATGAACTTGTTGGCTTAG